The Campylobacter sp. CNRCH_2014_0184h genome has a window encoding:
- a CDS encoding prephenate dehydrogenase, whose protein sequence is MKVGIIGLGLIGGSLGLSLRENKLIDLVCGYDINKEFEQIALERKLIDKIVSFEELKKCDVIFLAIPVRAIVKILKEFQGISKDCTIIELGSTKEEIIKNLPSYLKSQFIAAHPMAGTENSGPNAAIKDLYKSAVCVLCDVQNADHIHQKRAIEIFSDLGMKLVFMDSIAHDHHASIISHLPHVISFSLANFVMKEENKKNIAHLGGPSFKDMCRIAKSNPQMWSGIFEQNKQNLLNSIDLFQKELQECKKMIEKCDINELETWIKSANKLREIL, encoded by the coding sequence ATGAAAGTAGGTATAATCGGACTTGGCTTAATAGGTGGATCTTTGGGTCTTAGTTTAAGAGAGAATAAGTTAATAGATTTAGTTTGCGGATATGATATAAACAAAGAATTTGAACAAATTGCACTAGAGCGAAAATTAATAGATAAAATTGTTTCTTTTGAAGAATTAAAAAAATGTGATGTGATTTTTTTAGCTATTCCTGTAAGAGCTATTGTAAAAATCTTAAAAGAATTTCAAGGCATTTCTAAAGATTGTACTATCATCGAGCTTGGAAGCACAAAAGAAGAAATTATTAAAAATTTACCTTCTTATTTGAAAAGTCAATTTATCGCAGCTCATCCTATGGCAGGAACTGAAAATAGTGGTCCAAATGCAGCTATAAAAGATTTATATAAAAGTGCAGTTTGTGTTTTGTGTGATGTGCAAAATGCTGATCATATCCATCAAAAAAGGGCTATAGAAATTTTTTCAGATTTAGGAATGAAGCTTGTATTTATGGATAGTATTGCGCATGATCATCATGCTTCTATCATTTCACACTTACCGCATGTGATTAGTTTTTCTTTGGCAAATTTTGTGATGAAAGAAGAAAATAAAAAAAATATAGCTCACCTAGGAGGCCCTTCTTTTAAAGATATGTGCAGGATTGCTAAGTCAAACCCTCAAATGTGGAGTGGTATTTTTGAACAAAACAAACAAAATTTATTAAATTCTATTGATTTGTTTCAAAAAGAATTACAAGAATGTAAAAAAATGATAGAAAAATGTGATATAAATGAGCTTGAGACTTGGATTAAAAGTGCAAATAAATTAAGAGAAATTCTATAA
- a CDS encoding M23 family metallopeptidase, whose product MVFARKRSNKKWIFVVFLILLAFVVFVLNTKLFEKNPPLIQTKSDVIYSNLTDPVSIEISDESALKDVKVTLFKANELNGEILVNEHVKGNKKSIHFDLKLPKPAYKEKVDSYKLAIEASDSSFWNFFLGNQALKEVKVIIDTKKPLVEILDNSYQIEQGGVGSVVFKASDENLQEVYITTDKDKIFKATPYVKEGYYAALIPWEATDEHFRAYVVAVDKAGNVNKQRIRYYFTNKKYRVSNIKVSDRFLDGKIEFLAQKYAPKDRELSRLEKFKFVNEDLRASNEVIIHDITSKVPDTMINNFKVNLFKPLKNGQKVADYADHRFYSYNNQAFSSSYHMGLDLASIKEAPIVSNNDGEVVFVQENGIYGLNIIIYHGFGIYTLYGHCTNVDVNVGDRVRAGDVIGTTGTTGLALGDHVHFGVLVQGVEVRPEQWQDAKWIKENIYNVLESSKKRILSE is encoded by the coding sequence ATGGTTTTTGCGCGTAAAAGATCAAATAAAAAATGGATTTTTGTAGTTTTTTTAATACTTTTAGCCTTTGTGGTGTTTGTTTTAAATACAAAGTTGTTTGAAAAAAATCCTCCGTTGATTCAAACAAAATCAGATGTAATTTATAGTAATCTAACAGATCCTGTATCTATAGAAATAAGCGATGAAAGTGCTTTAAAAGATGTTAAAGTCACACTATTTAAGGCAAATGAGTTAAATGGTGAAATACTTGTTAATGAACATGTTAAAGGCAATAAAAAAAGCATTCATTTTGATTTAAAATTACCAAAACCAGCTTATAAAGAAAAAGTCGATTCATATAAACTTGCAATAGAAGCAAGTGATAGTAGTTTTTGGAATTTCTTTTTAGGAAATCAAGCGCTTAAAGAAGTAAAAGTTATCATTGATACCAAAAAACCACTTGTAGAAATTTTAGATAATTCTTACCAAATCGAACAAGGTGGAGTAGGTAGTGTGGTATTTAAAGCAAGTGATGAGAATTTACAAGAAGTTTATATCACAACCGATAAAGATAAAATTTTTAAAGCAACTCCTTATGTGAAAGAAGGATATTATGCTGCTTTGATTCCTTGGGAGGCGACTGATGAGCACTTTAGAGCTTATGTGGTGGCAGTAGATAAAGCAGGTAATGTAAACAAACAAAGAATTAGATATTATTTTACTAATAAAAAATACCGTGTATCAAATATAAAAGTAAGTGATAGATTTTTAGATGGCAAGATTGAATTTTTAGCACAAAAATATGCTCCAAAAGATAGAGAATTAAGCAGGCTTGAAAAATTTAAATTTGTGAATGAAGATTTAAGAGCTTCTAATGAAGTTATCATTCATGATATTACAAGTAAAGTTCCTGATACTATGATTAATAATTTTAAAGTTAATCTTTTCAAGCCTTTAAAAAATGGCCAAAAAGTAGCTGATTATGCTGATCATAGATTTTATTCTTATAATAATCAAGCATTTAGTAGCTCTTATCATATGGGGCTTGATTTAGCAAGTATAAAAGAAGCACCTATTGTTAGCAATAACGATGGTGAAGTGGTATTTGTGCAAGAAAATGGAATTTATGGATTAAATATTATCATCTATCATGGCTTTGGTATTTATACTCTTTATGGACACTGCACTAATGTGGATGTAAATGTAGGAGATAGAGTTAGAGCAGGTGATGTTATAGGTACTACAGGCACTACAGGTTTAGCACTTGGAGATCATGTGCATTTTGGTGTTTTAGTACAAGGAGTTGAAGTGCGTCCTGAGCAATGGCAAGATGCAAAATGGATAAAAGAAAATATCTATAATGTATTAGAATCAAGCAAAAAAAGAATTTTGAGTGAATAA
- the lpxC gene encoding UDP-3-O-acyl-N-acetylglucosamine deacetylase, with translation MNQTTIAKEVKGVGIGLHKGEPISIKLEPLEAGSGIVFYRSDLGISYEARPENVIDTQMATVIGDHRGYVSTIEHLMSAINAYGIDNVRIVLDANEAPVMDGSSIGFCMMLEEAGIKELDVAKKILVIKKSVEVKEGNKFVRLSPTDMPIINYTIEFDNPIIGKQNYCFEFSKQNYIEQIARARTFGFLKDVQALRAMNLGLGGSLENAVVIDDNRILNPEGLRFKDEFVRHKILDAIGDLTLLGCRVFGDYTSYAGSHKLNHLLTKELLKDPSVYEVVSLEKSAYKVYEKVFA, from the coding sequence ATGAATCAAACAACAATAGCAAAAGAAGTTAAAGGTGTTGGCATAGGTTTACACAAGGGTGAGCCTATTAGTATAAAATTAGAGCCATTAGAAGCTGGCAGTGGTATAGTATTTTATAGAAGCGATCTGGGAATTTCTTATGAGGCAAGGCCTGAAAATGTCATCGATACGCAAATGGCTACTGTAATAGGCGATCATAGAGGTTATGTTTCTACTATAGAGCATTTAATGAGTGCGATTAATGCTTATGGTATTGACAATGTGCGCATAGTTTTAGATGCTAATGAAGCTCCTGTAATGGATGGTAGTAGCATAGGCTTTTGTATGATGCTTGAAGAAGCAGGCATAAAAGAGCTTGACGTGGCTAAAAAAATTTTAGTGATTAAAAAAAGTGTAGAGGTGAAAGAAGGTAATAAATTTGTGCGTTTAAGTCCTACGGATATGCCTATTATAAACTATACAATCGAATTTGATAATCCTATTATAGGTAAGCAAAATTATTGTTTTGAATTTAGTAAACAAAACTACATAGAGCAAATAGCAAGAGCAAGAACCTTTGGGTTTTTAAAGGATGTTCAAGCTTTAAGAGCTATGAATTTAGGTCTTGGTGGAAGCTTAGAAAATGCTGTTGTGATTGATGATAATCGTATTTTAAACCCTGAAGGTTTGCGTTTTAAAGACGAATTTGTGCGCCATAAAATTTTAGATGCTATCGGGGATTTAACCTTGCTTGGATGTAGAGTTTTTGGAGACTATACTTCTTATGCAGGTTCGCACAAACTTAATCATCTTCTAACCAAAGAACTTTTAAAAGATCCTAGTGTTTATGAAGTGGTAAGTTTAGAAAAAAGTGCATATAAAGTTTATGAAAAGGTTTTTGCATAA
- a CDS encoding tRNA threonylcarbamoyladenosine biosynthesis protein TsaB — MLGIYENDVLIKTIENDLKVSEVLPKILQDLLSQYEFEKLIYVHGPGSYMGIKISYVSFKTLAIVKNIPLKTISAFELNNNAPIAANKHLCFVKKDDEIVLEKTQAGSFFMPQSLKGLNFSKENTPFYVLDAIN, encoded by the coding sequence ATGCTTGGTATTTATGAAAATGATGTATTGATAAAAACCATTGAGAATGATTTAAAAGTTAGTGAAGTTTTGCCAAAAATACTGCAAGATTTACTTTCACAATATGAGTTTGAAAAGCTTATTTATGTGCATGGACCAGGCTCTTACATGGGTATAAAAATTTCTTATGTTTCTTTTAAAACCCTAGCCATAGTTAAAAATATACCTTTAAAAACTATTAGCGCTTTTGAGCTAAATAATAACGCTCCTATAGCTGCTAATAAGCATTTGTGTTTTGTAAAAAAAGATGATGAGATTGTTTTAGAAAAGACACAAGCGGGAAGTTTTTTTATGCCCCAGAGTTTAAAAGGTTTAAATTTCAGTAAAGAAAATACACCTTTTTATGTTTTAGATGCGATTAATTAA
- the thrB gene encoding homoserine kinase, giving the protein MKILVPATSANLGPGFDCLGLSLKYFNQTIVEKSKFFSISIHGEGENNIYLKKNNSFVNIFYEIYQRLSGKKDNFRFVFQNNIPLARGMGSSSAVIVGAIACAYELSGFKADKNTILNEALKYENHPDNIAPATLGGFVCALTHNEKVLAIKKEVDKDLQAVITIPNVAMNTQKLRAVLAKKINLEDGVFNLCHASFLTACFLEKKYDLLKYASLDKLHQNQRMKLLPELFEVQKLALDNNALMSTLSGSGSSFFTLAYKDDAKQIKEKIKNKFAKFRVELLEFDDEGFKIC; this is encoded by the coding sequence ATGAAGATTTTAGTTCCTGCTACAAGTGCAAATTTAGGTCCTGGTTTTGATTGTTTGGGTTTGAGTTTAAAATATTTTAATCAAACCATAGTTGAAAAATCTAAATTTTTTAGCATTAGCATACACGGAGAAGGTGAAAATAATATCTATCTTAAAAAAAACAATAGTTTTGTCAATATTTTTTATGAAATTTATCAAAGACTTAGTGGTAAAAAAGATAATTTCCGCTTTGTTTTCCAAAATAATATCCCTTTAGCTAGAGGCATGGGAAGTTCTTCTGCTGTAATAGTTGGAGCTATTGCTTGTGCTTATGAATTAAGTGGGTTTAAAGCGGATAAAAATACCATTTTAAATGAAGCTTTAAAATATGAAAACCATCCAGATAACATAGCTCCAGCAACACTTGGGGGTTTTGTGTGTGCATTAACTCATAATGAAAAAGTTTTAGCTATAAAAAAAGAAGTGGATAAAGACCTACAAGCTGTTATAACCATACCAAATGTAGCGATGAATACTCAAAAATTAAGAGCAGTTTTAGCCAAAAAAATCAACCTAGAAGATGGTGTTTTTAATCTTTGCCATGCTTCATTTTTAACCGCTTGCTTTTTAGAGAAAAAATATGATTTATTAAAATATGCAAGTTTGGATAAACTTCATCAAAATCAAAGAATGAAACTTTTGCCAGAACTTTTTGAAGTGCAAAAACTAGCTTTAGATAATAATGCTCTCATGAGTACGCTTTCAGGCTCAGGCTCGAGTTTTTTTACTCTAGCTTATAAAGATGATGCTAAACAAATCAAAGAAAAAATCAAAAATAAATTTGCTAAATTTAGAGTTGAGCTTTTAGAATTTGATGATGAGGGCTTTAAAATTTGCTAA
- a CDS encoding DUF448 domain-containing protein yields MKNHIPIRMCIVCKGRYEKQSLHQFQIKNSQIITKVKFGRSLYICNSCFDKDEKTLQRAFMRACKGNFHGNINQQDLKEIFFNGRCKD; encoded by the coding sequence TTGAAAAATCATATACCCATTAGAATGTGCATTGTTTGCAAAGGTCGTTATGAAAAGCAAAGTTTGCATCAATTCCAAATAAAAAATTCTCAAATTATCACTAAAGTGAAATTTGGTAGGAGTTTGTATATTTGTAATTCATGTTTTGATAAAGATGAAAAAACATTGCAAAGGGCTTTTATGAGAGCTTGCAAAGGCAATTTTCATGGTAATATAAATCAGCAGGATTTAAAGGAGATATTTTTTAATGGCAGATGTAAAGATTAG
- the infB gene encoding translation initiation factor IF-2 has protein sequence MADVKISEIAQELGYTSKEIIEKANEMGLEDIKSPNKKVSSEIAEAIYQYVQSGEILDVVKKVAKPKKESAAKKTTKKEESKKEEKKTTIKKESKSPTKAVSEKKDEIKKEEKQPENPIKNEVLEEKKEEIKLDEKLGSNLNLAKRRGLVIVKKKKEESKETQINKEEKASTQTTQGLSLSMIFSNSDENLKRKKKEKKNHPVASKKESTTKMDLLGDKDFADISLEDDDMVVLPDFSVKENKPAQPANKKQPNILKQSLNNSINPFGEGGIQRRSRKKPPKKVEKKESEAITSVSIPKEIRVYEFAEKLGKNTGEVISKLFMLGMMTTKNDFLDEDAIEILAAEFGVEINIIDEADEFDYVKDYDENQTEENLSQRAPVITIMGHVDHGKTSLLDYIRKSRIASGEAGGITQHVGAYMVEKNGRKITFIDTPGHEAFTAMRARGASITDIVIIVVAADDGVKPQTKEAINHAKAANVPIIIAINKMDKENANPDMVKTQLAEMDIMPVEWGGSHEFVPVSAKKGDGIEDLLEIVLLQADILELKANPKAHAKASIIESSVQKGRGPVATIIVQNGTLRVGNTVVAGEAYGKVRAMSDDQGKALKEIGPGECGVIIGLSEVADAGETLIAVDSDKQAREYANKRHEYNRQKELSKSTKVSIDELGAKIKEGNLKALPVILKADVQGSLEAIKASLEKLKNDEIKVNIIHSGVGGITQSDIELASASENSIVLGFNIRPTGEIKERAKDKGVEIKTYNVIYNLLDDVKALLGGMMSPIISEEQLGQAEIRQVINVPKLGQIAGCMVTEGTINRGAKIRLIRDGVVVFEGNVSSLKRFKDDVREVAKGYECGVGIEGCNDMRVGDYIESYKEVEEQVSL, from the coding sequence ATGGCAGATGTAAAGATTAGCGAGATCGCTCAAGAGTTAGGATATACAAGTAAAGAAATTATAGAAAAAGCCAATGAAATGGGCTTAGAAGATATCAAATCCCCTAACAAAAAAGTATCTTCTGAAATTGCAGAGGCGATTTATCAATACGTTCAATCTGGTGAAATACTAGATGTGGTAAAAAAAGTAGCCAAACCTAAAAAAGAAAGTGCAGCAAAAAAAACTACTAAAAAAGAAGAAAGCAAAAAAGAAGAGAAAAAAACTACTATTAAAAAAGAAAGTAAAAGCCCTACTAAAGCAGTAAGTGAAAAAAAAGATGAAATAAAAAAAGAAGAAAAACAACCTGAAAATCCTATAAAAAATGAAGTATTAGAAGAAAAAAAAGAAGAAATTAAACTCGATGAAAAGCTAGGTTCTAATTTAAATTTAGCTAAAAGAAGAGGCTTAGTCATCGTTAAAAAGAAAAAAGAAGAAAGCAAAGAAACTCAAATAAATAAAGAAGAAAAAGCTAGCACACAAACTACTCAAGGTCTAAGCCTTAGTATGATTTTTTCAAATTCAGATGAGAATTTAAAAAGAAAGAAAAAAGAAAAGAAAAATCATCCTGTAGCAAGCAAAAAAGAAAGCACTACTAAAATGGATCTTTTAGGAGATAAAGACTTTGCTGATATTTCTTTAGAAGATGATGATATGGTGGTTTTACCTGATTTTAGTGTAAAAGAAAATAAACCAGCACAACCAGCAAACAAAAAACAACCAAATATTTTAAAGCAATCTTTAAATAATTCTATCAATCCATTTGGCGAGGGTGGTATACAAAGAAGAAGTCGTAAAAAACCACCTAAAAAGGTAGAGAAAAAAGAAAGTGAAGCAATCACAAGTGTAAGTATACCTAAAGAAATTCGTGTGTATGAATTTGCTGAAAAACTTGGTAAAAACACCGGAGAAGTTATCTCTAAACTTTTCATGCTTGGTATGATGACGACTAAAAATGACTTTTTAGATGAGGATGCTATAGAAATTCTTGCAGCTGAATTTGGCGTGGAGATTAATATCATTGATGAAGCTGATGAGTTTGATTATGTAAAAGATTATGATGAAAATCAAACAGAAGAAAATTTAAGCCAAAGAGCTCCGGTTATCACTATCATGGGACATGTGGATCATGGTAAGACTTCTTTGCTTGATTATATAAGAAAATCACGCATTGCAAGTGGTGAAGCAGGTGGGATTACTCAGCATGTGGGCGCTTATATGGTGGAAAAAAATGGTAGAAAAATCACTTTTATCGATACTCCAGGCCATGAGGCATTTACTGCTATGCGTGCAAGGGGAGCTAGTATAACGGATATTGTTATTATCGTAGTAGCTGCAGATGATGGGGTAAAACCACAAACTAAAGAAGCGATCAATCATGCAAAAGCAGCTAATGTACCTATCATCATTGCTATTAATAAAATGGATAAAGAAAACGCAAATCCTGACATGGTAAAAACCCAGCTAGCAGAAATGGATATCATGCCAGTAGAATGGGGTGGAAGTCATGAATTTGTGCCAGTTTCAGCTAAAAAGGGTGATGGTATAGAGGATTTACTTGAAATTGTATTATTGCAAGCTGATATTTTAGAGCTTAAAGCAAATCCAAAAGCCCATGCTAAAGCAAGTATTATAGAATCTTCGGTGCAAAAAGGTAGAGGTCCTGTGGCTACTATCATCGTACAAAATGGTACTTTAAGAGTGGGAAATACAGTCGTAGCAGGGGAAGCTTATGGTAAAGTGCGTGCTATGAGTGATGATCAAGGCAAAGCTTTAAAAGAAATAGGCCCAGGTGAATGTGGGGTGATCATAGGTCTTAGTGAAGTAGCTGATGCAGGAGAAACGCTAATAGCTGTAGATAGCGATAAACAAGCAAGAGAATATGCTAATAAACGCCATGAATACAACCGCCAAAAAGAATTAAGCAAATCCACCAAAGTAAGCATAGATGAACTTGGTGCAAAAATCAAAGAAGGTAATTTAAAAGCTCTTCCTGTGATCTTAAAAGCAGATGTGCAAGGTTCGCTTGAAGCGATTAAGGCTAGTTTGGAAAAACTTAAAAACGATGAGATTAAAGTTAATATCATCCATAGTGGGGTAGGTGGTATTACTCAAAGTGATATAGAGCTTGCAAGTGCTAGTGAAAACTCTATCGTTTTAGGCTTTAATATACGCCCAACTGGTGAGATCAAAGAACGCGCTAAAGATAAGGGCGTGGAGATAAAAACTTATAATGTTATTTATAACTTGCTTGATGATGTAAAAGCCTTACTAGGTGGTATGATGAGTCCTATCATCTCTGAAGAACAACTTGGTCAAGCTGAAATTCGCCAAGTGATCAATGTACCAAAACTAGGACAAATCGCAGGTTGTATGGTAACAGAAGGCACGATCAATCGTGGCGCGAAAATCAGGCTCATTAGAGATGGAGTTGTGGTATTTGAAGGTAATGTAAGCTCACTTAAACGCTTTAAAGATGATGTAAGAGAAGTTGCAAAAGGCTATGAATGCGGTGTGGGCATAGAAGGTTGTAACGATATGAGAGTGGGAGATTATATAGAAAGTTACAAAGAAGTTGAGGAACAAGTAAGCCTATGA
- the rbfA gene encoding 30S ribosome-binding factor RbfA: protein MNPAEIKKLRTESILKELIPEALANLDNEALKNLCVVDVECKKGRYDAFVYLDKMFFNTQEQEIILNQLKKAARALQNYCMSEQGWYRCPNFHFKFDDRLEYQNHMDALFEKIKKEQNES from the coding sequence ATGAACCCAGCTGAAATCAAAAAGCTACGCACAGAAAGCATTTTAAAAGAACTTATACCAGAAGCTTTAGCAAATTTAGACAACGAAGCTTTAAAAAATTTGTGCGTAGTGGATGTAGAGTGCAAAAAAGGCAGATATGATGCTTTTGTGTATTTAGATAAAATGTTTTTTAATACCCAAGAGCAAGAAATCATACTCAATCAACTTAAAAAAGCCGCCCGTGCTTTGCAAAATTACTGCATGAGTGAGCAAGGGTGGTATAGGTGTCCGAATTTTCACTTTAAATTTGATGATAGATTAGAGTATCAAAACCATATGGATGCTTTATTTGAAAAAATCAAAAAGGAACAAAATGAATCTTGA
- the rimP gene encoding ribosome maturation factor RimP, whose protein sequence is MNLEALCKEAGLSFYDDELVSENGRKIYRIYVQKEGGVNLDDCARLSEILSPIFDVEPPVGGEYFLEVSSCGLERKLSKIEHFAKSINELVKITTSEKEKIEAKIIAVDDENITLENLETQEKTTINFSDIRKAKTFIQW, encoded by the coding sequence ATGAATCTTGAAGCACTTTGTAAAGAAGCAGGGCTTAGCTTTTATGATGATGAGCTAGTAAGTGAAAATGGTAGAAAGATTTATAGAATTTATGTACAAAAAGAAGGTGGGGTAAATCTTGATGACTGTGCTAGGCTTAGTGAGATTTTATCGCCTATTTTTGATGTAGAACCACCTGTGGGTGGGGAGTATTTTTTAGAAGTATCAAGCTGTGGGCTTGAAAGAAAACTTAGTAAAATCGAGCATTTTGCAAAAAGCATTAATGAGCTTGTAAAAATCACAACTAGTGAAAAAGAAAAAATTGAAGCAAAAATCATCGCCGTAGATGATGAAAATATCACTTTAGAAAATTTAGAAACTCAAGAAAAAACTACTATAAATTTTAGCGACATAAGAAAAGCTAAAACTTTCATACAATGGTAA
- a CDS encoding AAA family ATPase: MNVVEFHFSNENKIQAQIENSNEKIFRIFLEKRLKTVNQYINTAKYAIKECKRLNIVNRDDFDTFQINSMEVLTNLSFELKDGLLQEYNFKSGKGCPHACINSHYLEFVKYVNAYKNYVSKDMVKYLKTRGGEKEFKVEIKNQKIEVITSADAVELYSLNRFLEYSVLSKNEDDLYAKPLFEDILSSSNLSAIKQSENEKFYKEQYFENEKLPNENQNLPLNQILYGPPGTGKTYHTIDKALEIISKEEKIQIPSKDDRINRKKLFDEYVKNGQIVFTTFHQSYGYEEFVEGIKPEFDKKELKYKVKPGIFKKICNKALDKEIKIATNEDIYIDRNSKVWKISLGANASLRSECFEKNKICIGWSDIPKNKDERFLNLGSNDKNSIISFVEYMQIGDLVCVFNTSTTIKGIGVITSDVEYSEDEEYQTYREVKWISKDNEINILDLNSDKILVQKTVYELYRINPNDLLEKIKSSNLNDLKIVEDNTKKNFIIIIDEINRGNVSKIFGELITLIEPSKRIGAEEELKVTLPYSKDEFGVPKNVYIIGTMNTADRSITSLDTALRRRFEFVEMMPKLNVLSDNCKGVNLQKLLEFINTRIEYLLDREKTIGHAFFIGVDSLEKLKNVFQNKIIPLLQEYFYNDYALIDAVLNKNGMLEKQDINSDYLKNMTDFIESDKVIYKFSDSQKWDEATFKKIYE, translated from the coding sequence ATGAATGTTGTTGAATTTCACTTTTCAAATGAAAATAAAATACAAGCACAAATAGAAAACTCAAACGAAAAAATTTTTAGAATATTTTTGGAAAAAAGATTAAAGACTGTTAATCAATATATCAATACAGCAAAATATGCAATTAAAGAATGCAAAAGATTAAATATTGTTAATAGAGATGATTTTGATACATTTCAAATAAACTCTATGGAAGTTTTAACAAATTTGTCATTTGAACTGAAAGATGGATTATTGCAAGAATATAATTTTAAGAGCGGAAAAGGTTGTCCGCATGCTTGCATTAATTCTCATTATTTGGAATTTGTAAAATATGTCAATGCTTATAAAAATTATGTTTCAAAAGATATGGTTAAGTATTTGAAAACAAGAGGCGGCGAGAAAGAATTTAAAGTAGAAATAAAAAATCAAAAGATAGAAGTTATAACGAGTGCTGATGCTGTTGAGCTATATTCTTTAAATAGGTTTTTAGAATATAGTGTTTTAAGTAAAAATGAAGATGATTTATATGCTAAACCATTATTTGAAGATATATTAAGTAGCTCAAATCTTAGTGCAATTAAGCAAAGTGAAAATGAAAAATTTTACAAAGAACAATATTTTGAAAATGAAAAATTACCAAATGAAAATCAAAATCTACCTTTAAATCAAATTCTTTATGGGCCTCCAGGGACAGGAAAAACTTATCATACTATAGATAAGGCCTTAGAAATTATATCAAAAGAAGAAAAAATACAAATTCCAAGCAAAGATGATAGGATAAATAGAAAAAAATTATTCGATGAGTATGTAAAAAATGGACAAATAGTTTTTACTACCTTTCATCAAAGCTACGGATATGAAGAATTTGTAGAAGGTATCAAACCTGAATTTGATAAAAAAGAACTAAAATATAAAGTAAAACCAGGTATTTTTAAGAAAATTTGCAATAAAGCTTTAGATAAAGAAATAAAAATAGCAACTAATGAAGATATATATATAGATAGAAATTCAAAAGTTTGGAAAATTTCTTTAGGGGCTAATGCTTCATTAAGAAGTGAGTGTTTTGAAAAAAATAAAATTTGTATAGGTTGGAGTGATATTCCAAAAAATAAAGATGAGCGCTTTTTAAATTTAGGTTCAAATGATAAAAATAGCATAATAAGTTTTGTAGAATACATGCAAATAGGGGATTTAGTATGTGTTTTTAATACTTCAACAACTATAAAAGGTATTGGAGTTATTACAAGCGATGTTGAATATAGTGAAGATGAAGAATATCAAACTTATAGAGAAGTTAAATGGATTTCCAAAGATAATGAAATAAATATTCTTGATTTAAATAGTGATAAAATTTTAGTACAAAAAACTGTTTATGAGTTATATAGAATTAATCCTAATGATTTATTAGAAAAGATAAAGTCAAGCAATCTTAATGATTTAAAGATTGTAGAAGATAATACAAAAAAGAATTTTATAATCATCATAGACGAGATTAATCGTGGTAATGTAAGTAAGATTTTTGGTGAGCTTATAACCTTAATAGAACCTAGCAAAAGAATAGGTGCTGAAGAAGAGTTAAAAGTAACTTTGCCTTATAGTAAAGATGAATTTGGAGTACCTAAAAATGTTTATATCATAGGCACTATGAATACAGCTGATAGAAGTATAACTTCACTTGATACAGCATTAAGAAGACGTTTTGAATTTGTCGAGATGATGCCTAAACTTAATGTTTTGTCTGATAATTGCAAAGGTGTAAATTTGCAAAAATTACTAGAATTTATCAATACGCGTATAGAATACTTACTAGATAGAGAAAAGACTATAGGACACGCATTTTTTATAGGCGTTGATAGTTTAGAGAAATTAAAAAATGTTTTTCAAAATAAAATCATCCCACTATTGCAAGAGTATTTTTATAATGATTATGCTTTGATTGACGCGGTTTTAAACAAAAATGGTATGTTAGAAAAACAAGATATAAATAGTGATTATTTGAAAAATATGACAGATTTTATAGAAAGTGATAAGGTTATTTATAAGTTTAGTGATAGTCAAAAATGGGATGAAGCTACTTTTAAAAAAATATATGAATAA